From a region of the Trichoderma atroviride chromosome 6, complete sequence genome:
- a CDS encoding uncharacterized protein (EggNog:ENOG41) has protein sequence MAGVATGNTEDPVPANGTLLFVNITGPTDGRHREASVQTKIRQHVMRDVTKVHRKLPRKRRSRLDTADLLSKGDSRDKTNNAVIFSASSHKGHPEKRKDDEKAAGTTGSRNISLGKAPAVIIPATENNETALNISNEHLSECQKHTALQSLAVEQHPLSALYRGLVGTSKLPAYSLAYAVMRNVKPDHAPGRSFLFPFAFGDAPFSEKVLTGRRMREIVRLSPEQSITVALKGFTDVLSRIRNRLAGSNLKVALSDDTVLSVIDSICYNFAWEDLSQVTCHFDGLHVMVKCRGGLSSFSKQPDIQLMIIWIDAI, from the exons ATGGCCGGTGTCGCTACAGGCAACACAGAAGATCCTGTCCCAGCAAATGGCACGTTGTTGTTCGTCAACATTACGGGACCAACCGACGGTCGCCATAGAGAGGCTTCTGTTCAAACGAAGATCCGACAACATGTCATGCGCGATGTTACTAAAGTGCACCGCAAGCTACCTCGAAAGCGCCGCTCCAGGTTGGATACCGCCGACCTCCTGAGTAAGGGCGATTCGAGGGATAAGACAAACAATGCAGTCATATTTAGCGCTAGTTCGCACAAAGGTCACCctgagaaaagaaaagatgatgagaaggCGGCTGGCACCACTGGATCGCGCAATATTTCTCTAGGAAAAGCCCCTGCGGTAATAATTCCTGCTACTGAGAATAACGAGACCGCTTTAAATATCTCCAATGAGCATTTGTCAGAGTGCCAGAAGCACACGGCTCTTCAAAGTCTTGCTGTTGAACAGCATCCCCTCTCTGCGTTGTATCGAGGATTGGTGGGCACGAGTAAACTCCCGGCTTACAGTTTGGCATATGCTGTAATGCGGAATGTCAAACCTGATC ATGCACCTGGTAGAAGCTTCCTGTTTCCGTTCGCCTTCGGAGACGCGCCTTTCTCTGAAAAGGTCCTCACCGGTCGACGTATGCGAGAGATAGTCCGCTTGAGTCCAGAGCAAAGTATCACAGTGGCACTCAAAGGGTTCACTGATGTGTTGAGCCGTATTAGAAACAGATTAGCCGGCTCCAATCTAAAGGTAGCCTTATCCGATGACACTGTCTTGTCTGTTATTGACTCTATCTGTTACAAT TTTGCATGGGAAGATTTGAGTCAAGTGACATGCCACTTTGATGGCTTGCACGTCATGGTGAAATGTAGAGGTGGATTATCCAGTTTCTCGAAACAGCCAGATATTCAACTAATGATTATTTG GATTGAT GCTATCTGA